A single region of the Cereibacter sphaeroides 2.4.1 genome encodes:
- a CDS encoding calcium/sodium antiporter yields the protein MVYILFVAGLLGLFFGGEFLVRGAANVARSYRISPMVIGLTIVGFGTSTPELLVSLNAALDGASSIAVGNVLGSNIANILLILGLTALIYPVAVDGRRVWKDLAFMVGATVLLWIMLLGDGLSRIEAGVLVAALIGFLVSSFLSGRTEEEETDPEALTPVWKSALITLGGLVVLMVGARLLVDSSTQIARSFGISEAVIGLTIVAVGTSLPELATSAIAAWRKHSEIAVGNVIGSNIFNVLGILGITGLVLPIQGLDPRFLREDMPWVLGCSLLLVLLAFALKGVPRWAGALLLAAYGGYVALML from the coding sequence CGGAGGCGAATTTCTGGTGCGGGGTGCGGCCAATGTCGCGCGGTCCTACCGGATCAGCCCCATGGTCATCGGCCTGACCATCGTGGGCTTCGGAACCTCGACGCCCGAGCTTCTGGTCTCGCTCAACGCGGCGCTCGACGGCGCCTCCTCCATCGCGGTCGGAAACGTTCTCGGCTCGAACATTGCCAACATCCTCCTGATCCTCGGCCTCACCGCGCTGATCTATCCGGTGGCCGTCGATGGACGGCGGGTCTGGAAGGATCTGGCCTTCATGGTGGGCGCGACCGTCCTTCTGTGGATCATGCTGCTGGGCGACGGGCTGTCGCGGATCGAGGCGGGCGTGCTGGTGGCGGCGCTCATAGGCTTTCTCGTCTCGTCCTTCCTCTCCGGGCGCACCGAGGAGGAGGAGACCGACCCCGAGGCGCTGACGCCGGTCTGGAAGTCGGCGCTCATCACGCTCGGCGGGCTCGTGGTGCTGATGGTGGGCGCGCGGCTTCTCGTGGACAGCTCGACCCAGATCGCCCGCTCCTTCGGCATCTCCGAGGCGGTGATCGGCCTGACCATCGTCGCGGTCGGCACGTCGCTACCCGAACTGGCCACTTCGGCCATCGCGGCCTGGCGCAAGCATTCCGAGATCGCCGTCGGCAACGTGATCGGATCGAACATCTTCAACGTGCTGGGGATCCTCGGAATCACCGGGCTCGTCCTGCCGATCCAGGGGCTCGACCCGCGCTTCCTGCGCGAGGACATGCCCTGGGTTCTGGGCTGCTCGCTCCTTCTCGTGCTCCTGGCCTTTGCGCTCAAGGGCGTGCCCCGCTGGGCCGGGGCGCTGCTGCTGGCGGCCTACGGGGGCTATGTGGCGCTGATGCTCTGA